Proteins encoded in a region of the Neodiprion lecontei isolate iyNeoLeco1 chromosome 5, iyNeoLeco1.1, whole genome shotgun sequence genome:
- the LOC107219375 gene encoding zinc finger protein ush isoform X2: MSRRKQSNPKPIKREDEEWSDSEKTPSVSSGIDGGGSGVSSPAAHPGEDESSLPPPPRLNSAEEIRPRLQTVLPEDVRKRLGNRAEEIEACAKKLQEREAALRTTRDLSPKNHRGKEDADDDVIETVKSSNETRRCSPPSSSRRKEARRALGDLRRLDESPVQAKKMKLDDEATPKLRLNASLATDPALRPATVAALTIQPDNKSTANLTPPLPAALQKAITSGRLFILPTDGKEAITVEPSRPAPLICPPCGIRFSSASTLEAHRTFYCAHRPRADEESANDEDDEKSGKFDIRKAYACPHCSYSADKKVSLNRHMRMHAASPVPPPMTGTGPTTPGSPSNGSLLNEEAERYCRNCDIRFSSLKTYRAHKTHYCSTRHVVKDAPPPPLKASPPASSSPGDSPPPQPCLALPTNPILIVPYSLFRGASVLTAPALPTPDTACFLLPNGALQPMTRGLTAPPSTTEAPTVLRAANKPSTPASANSTSNLPSAAAAATAPLDLSVRRFLVPQDEKENRVSPAPSLPPPPGSPRSRGSSSPRARSLPAGQTSPAPVPSTELALRLAELPPPPVPGVLVKQGVSRCKECNIVFCRHENFVAHKKHYCQARENPVSSPPPSGTPSPPLYQLICAPCGIRFASFDNLNAHQAFYCNKRSEPLEHQARCPKCKALIEPGASHTCTAGPTGSWPCPVCGLVSPTAGAAQRHIDAHQGVKAFRCTICRYKGNTLRGMRTHIRMHFEKRGTDLQEENYITCVLEDETTVQTTPEPAPATTPEEIPAAEAVVQQQQSVNGTAEVRKSSPQPAATTALTPSSGGKVKQEREDTPPPEESLDPAKAGPRYCHSCDISFNYLSTFIAHKKFYCSSHAGEASNNNNNSTSTPHVQETATTPASRTEASVL, from the exons GGGAAGATGAAGAGTGGAGCGATTCAGAGAAAACCCCTTCGGTAAGCAGTGGCATCGACGGCGGTGGATCGGGGGTGTCTAGTCCTGCGGCGCATCCTGGGGAGGACGAGTCCAGTCTTCCACCGCCTCCACGGTTGAATTCAGCCGAAGAAATTCGACCGAGGTTACAGACCGTACTTCCCGAAGATGTGCGCAAGCGGCTCGGCAACAGGGCTGAGGAAATCGAG GCATGTGCAAAAAAGTTGCAAGAGCGGGAGGCGGCACTACGAACGACCCGTGACCTGAGCCCAAAAAATCATCGAGGAAAGGAGGACGCAGACGATGACGTGATCGAGACGGTCAAGAGCTCGAACGAGACAAGGAGATGCTCACCACCGTCGTCGTCGAGGAGAAAAGAGGCGCGCAGAGCCCTCGGCGACCTTCGACGACTCGATGAATCTCCGGTCCAAGCTAAGAAGATGAAGCTCGACGATGAAGCTACACCTAAATTGAGACTGAATGCTAGTCTGGCGACTGATCCTGCCCTTCGACCCGCGACTGTCGCCGCTTTAACTATCCAACCGGATAACAAGTCGACCGCTAACCTTACTCCACCCCTTCCTGCTGCGCTTCAAAAAG CGATAACGTCGGGGAGGTTATTTATTCTGCCAACGGACGGTAAGGAGGCAATAACAGTAGAACCCTCGCGGCCAGCACCGCTGATCTGTCCACCCTGCGGGATTCGGTTCAGTTCTGCGAGCACGCTGGAGGCGCACCGGACGTTTTACTGCGCGCACCGGCCGCGCGCCGACGAAGAGAGCGCgaacgacgaggacgacgagaAATCGGGGAAGTTCGATATACGAAAGGCATACGCGTGCCCTCACTGCTCCTACAGCGCTGACAAGAAGGTCTCGCTCAACAGGCACATGAGGATGCACGCAGCTTCGCCGGTCCCACCGCCGATGACAGGAACGGGCCCAACGACGCCAGGCAGCCCCTCTAACGGATCGCTCTTGAACGAGGAGGCCGAACGGTACTGCAGGAACTGCGATATCAG GTTCAGCTCTCTGAAGACATACCGGGCCCACAAAACTCACTACTGCAGCACGAGGCACGTGGTCAAAGACGCGCCGCCGCCCCCGTTGAAGGCGTCGCCCCCCGCCTCTTCGAGCCCTGGAGATTCGCCACCCCCGCAGCCGTGCCTCGCGTTACCGACGAACCCGATCCTGATCGTCCCTTACTCGCTCTTCCGGGGGGCGAGCGTCCTAACAGCGCCGGCGCTCCCGACCCCCGACACCGCGTGCTTCCTGCTACCGAACGGGGCCCTGCAACCGATGACACGGGGCCTGACGGCGCCGCCGTCGACGACCGAAGCGCCGACGGTCCTCCGGGCGGCGAACAAGCCTTCGACACCGGCTTCCGCGAACTCTACGTCGAACCTCCCttccgccgccgccgccgccaccgccCCCCTGGATCTCAGCGTCAGGCGGTTTCTTGTGCCCCAGGACGAAAAGGAGAACCGCGTTTCACCCGCACCTTCGCTACCCCCACCCCCCGGCAGCCCGAGGTCCAGGGGGTCCAGCAGTCCCAGGGCCAGATCGCTGCCCGCTGGTCAAACCAGCCCGGCACCCGTTCCTTCGACTGAACTCGCCCTCAGGCTAGCAGAGCTTCCACCACCCCCGGTTCCCGGTGTACTCGTCAAACAGGGTGTTTCCAG ATGTAAGGAATGCAACATCGTGTTTTGCCGCCATGAGAACTTTGTGGCGCACAAAAAGCACTATTGCCAGGCAAGAGAAAACCCAGTTAGCAGTCCACCGCCTTCGGGAACGCCGTCTCCGCCCTTGTACCAGCTAATATGCGCACCTTGCGGTATAAGGTTCGCATCATTTGACAACCTGAATGCCCATCAAGCCTTCTATTGCAACAAGAGGTCCGAGCCTCTGGAGCATCAGGCTCGATGTCCAAAGTGCAAG GCATTAATAGAGCCCGGTGCAAGCCACACTTGTACCGCTGGACCCACCGGAAGTTGGCCATGTCCAGTTTGCGGATTGGTCAGTCCGACCGCTGGCGCTGCTCAGAGGCACATAGATGCTCATCAGGGGGTCAAAGCATTCCGATGTACGATTTGTCGGTATAAGGGAAATACGCTTCGTGGTATGAGAACGCACATTAGGATGCACTTCGAGAAGAGGGGGACCGACCTGCag GAAGAAAATTACATAACCTGTGTCCTGGAGGACGAAACGACGGTTCAAACGACTCCAGAACCAGCGCCAGCGACGACGCCGGAAGAGATTCCCGCGGCTGAAGCGGTCGTTCAGCAGCAGCAGTCGGTAAATGGAACGGCCGAAGTAAGGAAAAGCAGCCCGCAACCGGCGGCGACGACAGCGCTGACACCGAGTAGCGGCGGGAAGGTGAAACAGGAACGCGAAGACACGCCGCCCCCCGAAGAGAGTCTTGACCCCGCTAAGGCTGGACCAAGGTATTGTCACTCATGTGACA